From Aspergillus fumigatus Af293 chromosome 5, whole genome shotgun sequence, a single genomic window includes:
- a CDS encoding BAR and SH3 domain-containing protein: MQSVQRQFGRFMKRSADESQVAILLKDFDETDKLLGRIVESTRAWRDAWSSILLHQERMLCEFDGIYAPIIGSSDPTTAKAAPTPEVTLARTRRLREEYEELRKELAEELNAVDQRMIRPASQAKEYLAPLKKTIKKREDRKLDYERYQSRVDSYTKKTKRSDRDNAALAKAEADLAKATEEYHAADEHLRKCLPPLINAAFSLLPQLLGTQIEIQNTMLAHYYTVVHNYCEEEHFPSPAPPMEDIIAQWEGDLQPIQQEIESFGCLANGKVVRMSHAPDDHGNANALSSRLTNGLNFRRRSNGQGAGAGASHPVPPLQPAAPSICRDHDRERERGLERTSNGRVPSAPRPNYETKPLPVYETKPRLNNLTPSSLSPNLAVPNAHLSPSATPHSDSHLPVPGSDYAQTPLSGPSPNSSRSDYFSLNLRKPSSGSTVTSPGFAAAAAAKKKPPPPPPPRAGSSNGALYVTALYDFAGQSAGDLAFREGDRIRVLQKTDSTDDWWEGELRGVKGSFPANYVQ, encoded by the exons ATGCAGAGTGTACAGAGGCAATTCGGCAGGTTCATGAAACGATCCGCAGATGAAAGTCAGGTAGCAATTCTTCTCAAGGACTTTGATGAAACCGACAAGCTATTGGGCAGA ATCGTCGAGTCGACACGTGCCTGGCGCGATGCGTGGTCATCCATCCTGCTGCATCAAGAGCGAATGCTCTGCGAGTTCGACGGTATCTATGCTCCCATCATCGGGTCCTCCGATCCGACCACCGCAAAAGCCGCTCCAACACCGGAAGTCACACTAGCCAGGACGCGCAGACTGCGAGAGGAATACGAGGAGTTGCGCAAggagctggcggaggagcttAATGCTGTGGATCAGCGGATGATCAGGCCCGCCTCGCAGGCGAAGGAGTACCTGGCTCCATTGAAGAAGACCATCAAGAAGCGGGAAGATCGCAAG CTCGACTACGAACGCTATCAAAGTCGTGTCGACAGCTATACCAAGAAGACGAAACGCTCAGACCGGGATAACGCCGCCCTGGCCAAAGCGGAAGCCGACCTTGCTAAGGCCACGGAG GAATACCACGCCGCAGATGAGCACCTCCGGAAGTGCCTCCCGCCCTTAATCAACGCCGCATTCTCCCTGCTACCCCAGCTGCTAGGCACCCAGATTGAGATCCAAAACACCATGCTGGCACACTACTACACCGTTGTGCACAACTATTGCGAGGAGGAGCACTTCCCATCCCCCGCTCCACCCATGgaagacatcatcgcccaATGGGAAGGAGACCTGCAGCCAATCCAGCAGGAAATCGAGTCCTTTGGCTGCCTCGCCAACGGCAAAGTCGTCCGCATGTCCCATGCCCCAGACGATCACGGCAACGCCAACGCCCTCTCCAGCCGCCTCACAAACGGCCTCAACTTCCGTCGTCGCTCAAACGGACAGGGTGCAGGTGCAGGCGCATCACATCCAGTGCCACCACTGCAGCCAGCTGCGCCCTCGATATGCCGCGACCACGATCGTGAGCGTGAGCGTGGGCTTGAACGCACCAGTAACGGCAGAGTCCCATCCGCCCCAAGGCCAAATTACGAAACTAAGCCCCTCCCCGTCTATGAGACGAAACCCCGCCTGAATAATCTGACCCCGTCCTCCCTGTCGCCTAATCTAGCCGTTCCTAATGCGCATCTCTCCCCCTCAGCGACCCCACACAGCGATTCTCATCTCCCCGTCCCAGGCTCAGACTATGCCCAGACACCGCTGAGCGGGCCTTCCCCTAACTCCTCGCGATCGGACTATTTCAGCCTCAACCTCCGAAAACCATCTAGTGGCTCGACGGTTACCTCTCCCGGTTTTGCTGCCGCTGCagccgcgaagaagaagccgccgccgcctccccCGCCTCGCGCGGGTTCCTCGAATGGAGCCCTGTATGTCACTGCCCTCTATGACTTTGCGGGTCAGAGTGCCGGTGACCTGGCCTTCCGCGAAGGTGATCGAATCCGAGTCTTGCAGAAGACGGATAGCACCGATGACTGGTGGGAGGGGGAGCTGCGTGGGGTCAAGGGGAGTTTTCCAGCCAACTATGTTCAATAA
- a CDS encoding F-box domain and ankyrin repeat protein, whose product MFLSKLPNEVVLLIAAHLVCYRDLRALVLSSRKLHHLLKARLSKHSYQACHGDALCCAAAQGDEGLARECLKRMTIAAESFQGPRVSNPYKHPLCTTNWRVEDSVLIQRALLVAVQAGSKRVVNLLLDHGAQTMFRGPMGYINNIPPLYLAVQNSHEDLVDFLCERGDPCYRENTCPLLWAIEHNQRRIIRTLLRHESCDHCWYVLPMAMNRGDTDVLHFLL is encoded by the coding sequence ATGTTCCTCTCTAAACTCCCAAATGAAGTCGTCCTTCTAATCGCCGCCCATCTGGTCTGCTACAGGGATCTCAGGGCCCTCGTGCTGTCCTCTCGTAaacttcatcatctcctgaaAGCACGTCTGAGCAAACACAGCTACCAAGCCTGCCATGGAGATGCACTATGCTGCGCCGCAGCCCAGGGTGATGAGGGTCTCGCCAGGGAATGTCTAAAGAGGATGACAATCGCCGCCGAGTCTTTCCAAGGTCCCCGTGTGAGCAATCCGTACAAACACCCTCTATGCACCACCAACTGGAGAGTCGAGGATTCGGTACTTATTCAGCGTGCGCTGCTGGTAGCCGTGCAAGCTGGTTCAAAACGCGTAgtcaatcttcttctcgaccacGGCGCGCAGACCATGTTCCGGGGTCCGATGGGctacatcaacaacatccCACCGCTTTATCTCGCCGTGCAGAACAGTCACGAGGACCTTGTGGACTTTCTATGTGAGAGGGGAGATCCATGCTACAGAGAGAATACGTGTCCGCTCCTTTGGGCAATCGAGCATAATCAGCGCCGGATCATTCGCACCCTCCTGCGCCACGAATCGTGCGATCATTGCTGGTATGTGCTGCCTATGGCCATGAATCGCGGAGATACGGACGTGTTGCACTTCCTGCTGTAA